Within Zootoca vivipara chromosome 17, rZooViv1.1, whole genome shotgun sequence, the genomic segment CGAGGAGGAAAGCTGCAAATCCGTAAGTCTAGGAGGGGAAGCGACCAGGTTTGCGGGGCTCGTGCCCGGTTGCAGAAATGTGCATTCTTTCATGCAAATTGCTGCTTCGTCTTCCGCAACTGCATTTTGCATTCAGAGCGGGCTGTGATACTTGCGTCTCCCAGGGAAGCGAGATCCAAACAACGCAGACAGCAGAGGGCAGTTAGACTGCTCGATCCTATGTCTGCTTCTCGGAAAGCAAGCCCCGCTTGATTTTGACGGAGCATACCGTACTTCCAAGCGTGAGTGACTTGGGAGTCTtctgctggaagattcagggcagatgaaagAAAACCCCTATTCaggcagtgcagagttaaactacggaactccctcccacaggaggcagtgatggtcaccaacttggatggctttaaaagaggattggacacccccacatatattaagtaaaatagaaacatcgtcacctgacctccccatctcccccccatctacttccgtccccctctttcttcccaatgtctcaacaaatgaaaccgatttgtaaaaatgttacgagagagattgcatatatttctgtaaatcaagaaaacctttaataataataataataataataataataataataataaagaagacaCCTGAAAACCGGATTGGACAAAATTTGACGAGAGAAGGCTATTGATGGAAACTGGGCAATGCTACTAGCAGTGCTTCCAAATACTGTACCAATTGCTATGAAACCCAGAAAGGATGAGTTGAtcccacttgtgggtttcccatagaggCATCTACTtgtggccgctgtgagaacaggatgcaggatgctggactagatgggccatccacatagctgtcaagttatccctttttttaagggattttcccttatgctgaataggcttcctcgcgagaaaagggaaaacttggcagctatggccatccatcggcctgatccagccggctctTCTTAGGTTCAGTGTAGTGTAGTAGTTAAagcgtgtcagactaggacctgggagactggggttcaaatccctgctcagccgcAAAACCTGGGTGGGTCACAGTCTTCTccgtctaacctacctcatagggttgtggggattaatcAGGAGGAACACAACTGTGTTCTACCACtttgacctccttggaggaaaggtggggtacagAAGAATAAGCACAACAAATCTCTGCCGAAAACTCATTCTAAGCAACTCTTCATATCAAGTCGGAGGGTTGAATTTGAACTGGCCTGTTAAATTTCTGCCTCTTGCGAGACTTTTAAGGAGCCTTTTAGCTCGCAAGGTGTAATTTGTGTCTAAATCCTACAAGTCCTCTCTATTTTGGCCCTCaggactttccccaggccacatcctGCATTTGCCCTGGTTGAAACTGTGTCCTCCAACTCTGATCAGGCCACTtttttgcctggatggatgaTTAAGAGGTGAGCTAGCCTATTGACATTGACATCCATTGCCCCAACCCATTTttggctctggccctgcccaccactgccatgcggcccctggaagttcagggatatttatttattgcaagttgtgtgtccttgtttctcaatttgatccttttacatggttttgcacGTcgtgtggtattttatgcattgtgactcgcCATCATTTTTATTGAGTTTAGTAATTATTTGTTGTAAGCTGTTTAATTactatttgctgatatttaattttaccaTTTACTAATATACTCTAACGGATTATcggaatattgctttatttgatataagcttattttaaagttattgtgactttctTTTTGGTATTGGTCCAGATTGCTATTACGGGTGAGATCTTTGCTGTCAATTTTCTTGTTTGTTCAGCTTGTGAACCGCTTGTGTATTGTAATATAGAAAGgcgatatacaaattaaaagtgaaatgaaatgccaAGATGGCGAAATGTGTCCTCACTTCTGCTCTACCCTTTCAGTCTGCCTTGTGAATTCTTGCTTCATTCAGATCTTGCTTATGAGCCTCTAAGTCTCCTGCAATCCTGGATGGCAGGGCCTGACCCTGCGTGGCTTAACCGGATCCATGAAGGCATCTGCTGAGCTGGGGATCCAGCCCTGCCAGTTCCAACGCAGTGGGAGGAGAGGCTACAGGGTCACAGCCAAAGCCTCCTACGTGGACGAGTCGCTTTTCGGCAGCCCTGCAGGACGACTGAACGCCAGAGCAGAGTTTGACCCACCGTGGGTGTGTAAGAACGCTAGTTCTCCGCGACCCCTTTTGTGGAGTCCCAAGACGACACAATGGGAGGTGGACACCAGCCCCTCGACAGCCGCTCCGCCCACCAGCACTCCGAgaaagggaaataaatacaggTAGGGGAGGTTTTGAAGCTCTGACAGCCAGCAAAAGTGAGATTGCCCTAGCAGgttattaatgtatttatatcctgcctttcctccaaggagcacaacCTGGCACAAGAACAGTTGTGTCCGCCCCCTTATTTTACCCTCCCAACAATTGGCGGGGCAGGCCTATTTTCTTCAGCCTTGGGCCCCCAGATGTCCGTGATGGAATGTCAGAGCCAGTAGTGGTGTAGCAGTTAGTGGTGTCAGACAagaacctgggagatcagggttcgaatccccccactcggccaggaagctcactaggtgtgtgatcttgggccagttagggtctcagcctaacctgcttggcagggttgttgtggggaactAAATGAGGAGTGGgtggggataaaaatgcaataaagctcctgggataaaaatgcaataaataagtaacaatcgccccatcatccctgaccattgagggTAATGGGAGTTAGTAGAGCAACACCTGGAAAACCAAGGTTGAAGAAtgctgggttaggctgagagactgtggctggctcaaggtcatgcaatactgcaaaaaagaaaagggggaaaaagactATGCCCtgatgtcgtccccccccccccaatttaataaATGAGTAATTTATCTTAAGATTTGTCCCGATATTGACTTATGAGGCCCttgtttgtgtgcctcctccatgagggtTGCAAAACcagaatgggtcttttctgcagtggctccccgtttgtggaatgctctccccagggaggttcccctggcgccttcattatacacctttaggtgataggcaaaaacgttcctctttaaaccaggcctttggctgattgacatccaatgctctttaaaaatgtgttggggagggagggattaTTGGGTTAttcttgttctttgtttttcttttattacggtatttattttgtgtttttatattgtgattttatgttgtgaaccgccctgagacttaCGGGTTTAGGGcactatactactactactactactactactactactactactattaataccccacccatctggctgggttgccccagccacactttATGCATGGTAATAACTTTGTGGTGCTTAGAATGATTTCTCTAGGTGTGGCTCCTGTTGGCagtaagcatctctctctctttctctcccccctcatcTCTAAATGAAGGCTAAAAAGTCACACCCCATCCTACTGCGATGAGACCCTGTTTGGGCCAAAGCCAGGGGGTCGGGAGCAGGCGACTCCCTGGATGATGAAGGGGGAAGTGGCTAAGCTCCGCCCTTTGCTTTTGACTCCGCCTTCTGCTGTGAGGGACCAGCCAGTCCTTTCCCCTCGTCCGAAGGACACGCCGCTGACAGCCTTCCATCGGGAGACACCGGACACCCAGGGCAAAGAGGCATTTGGAACCTGGCGTGGAGGAGAAAGTTCTGCTTTGGGGCACCCCGAGAACCGCTTAGATGCAGACACCCGGGACTTTCTGGGGCGGGCGCCCCGCCAGCCTGTTATCCAGCTGTATAAAACTTCTGAGGGTTCCCAGGCCTACCTAAGCAAGCCAAGGACAAGTATGGAGCAGGATCACCAATGCTCAGGGGCTTCCCCAAGGTCTCTGCCTAGACCACGTTCCAATAATTTGTCCGGGTTGTCATCTGCCAGGGTCATAAAAGCTACAAGCTCATGTAAGCCCAGGCCgccttggaaataaataaattaaaagattGCTGTTTtcacatgttctgcatgcaaaatgaccACCAAATGGGCAGTGCTCTTTGCCCACGTTCCATGGGCTAGCTAGCCATAACAGTCTTTGCCTGTTCCTTTGGTGCACGAGATGGGttgggtgctgagagtggttgTGACAGTCCTTCATTCGTAGGtttcaaggtggttcacaatttaaaatattaacaaaACAGTAAATGACTGCTTATATCAGTCATATACTGATAAGAAtaatcccaaaggagcccagggcagtatAACTGTTCAAAACAGGAACAGTGTTTTTtggcctgggtaaacaggaatgctcTTAAATTTCTCCTGAAAGTTAGTAATAAGGAAGACAGACACACCTCACCAGGAAGAGTATTCTACAAATGGGGAagtgccactgaaaaggccctgccatggATCAaaaggggatgatgggagttgtagtccagcagcttctggaggacaccatgttggccaAGGAGACTGGTTCAGATCCCTGCCTCATGCATGTTGGTTACTGGGGTGACCTCAGGCAGATCCGTGTTTCTGTCCAACTTGTTCTGGGAATAAAAAGCTGAACTTCTTGGAGAGGTGAAAAGGGTATGAATGAAGAAATAAGAGGAGATAAGAGAGAAGTTTTTTTTCATCCCAAGGACcacatttgcttctgggggggaccacatgccaggggtgggcagggccaccaaaagtgggtggagcaatgaaagCAAATTTTACTTTTTACAGTGGCCTAGTTTCTACATGcactcacacacaccctctcttccATCCATGCAAGCAGGAGGCATATCCCAGAGTTCAAGGAGAcggaacagtggtacctcgggttacagacacttcaggttacagactctgctaacccagaaatagcacctcgggttaagaactttgcttcagtatgagaatagaaatcgcgtggtggcagtgcagcggcagtgggaggccccattagctaaggtgGTACCTCAAattaagaaccatttcaggttaagaacggacctctggaacgaattaagttcttaacccgaggtaccactgtacagtcaggcaaaaacacttgggagTGCAAAGCAGGGACCCTAACAAATGCGGCTTggggaagattcctgcattgcaggggattggactaaatgatcattggaggccccttccaactcaacaattctaagATTTCTCTGGGCCAGAGAGAGACCCTGGCTGGGCcttgggttccccacccctgaaatatgAGTTTTGCCCCTGCAATTCTTGAGCACGGTTAGAACAAGTTCTGTGCAAAGCAGCCCCTGCAGTTTCCTTTCAAACCTAGAGAAAGGAGAGAACAGCTCTTTCACAACTTTGCCTATTTGGCTGATAGCATTTATTGAGGAACGACAAACCTCCCTAGGGAGTGCTAAATACCCATTTTGGACGATCTGGAATGGACTTGGCTGCCTGTGACTGGGGACGGGGCAGGGCAGGAAGAGGTGAAggctcacttcctcctcctccctttgcccttcttcttcctcttggaCCGTAGCAGCGATCTCACCAGGTACCCCTTCCACAAGGCTTGGATGAGGGTGGCGGCTCGGACCAGGATGGCCAGCTCCTTCTCGGCCTTCGCTTTCTGCTCCGCCttcaccctcctctcctccttgatCTGGCTGTATTCCTGATCCAGCAGCGCAAACTTCTCTCTCAGCTCTGCCAGCTGTTCCTTCTCTACCACATAGACCACGTCAATCTCCTCGATCTCCTCCTGGGGATGGACAAAGGCCTGGCATTTAAGCAACTGCCTCAACATCTAACGGAACTGATCTTTGACATATTCTGCACCAATTCAGACATATTGTGAGCTATAGGAGGCGGCAGCATGTGATGCCCCTTGCAGCAAAGTGTCTTGTGGTGCCTTAAAGATGATGGCCCCCTCTGCACTATGCTTTGAAGGCAGTCATAGGTGGTGCCCACGGCAGGTTCTCAGATTCTCAATTCATGGAGACCTCTCCTTTAAGTTGCTACAAGATTCTTGAATTGTGAACCAAGAAAGAGACGGGAGACCAGTGGTTCTGCCCACCGACCTGTTCTCTCACAAGCCTAAATAGGGCAAAGAGTTTTTAAAGCCCCTCTTACCCAGTGTGAGCAGCAGAAAGGGCCTTGGCAAACCTCCCTTCTTTTGTAGCCTGAGCGTGCTCCCTAGCAAGTTGCCAATGACGCATTGGCGCAATAAGACCCTGTATTTGGTTTCTATGTTAGCCATCAATGAAAAATCTACGGTACTTAAGTCGCGGAcagacaacatggtgccctccagatgttgtggactacaaatcccatcatccttgaccatgctggagtccaaaacatctttgAGGGcaccatacttttttttttttgcacacctGTACAAGCTCACATTCCGGCTTGAAAAGAAAACATGAACTGAAGGATGCTTTTGTTGTGGTCCAATTAACCAAACCAGCAATGCCAGACCAGCTGGCTGAGCAATTCTAAATAATTTGTGAGGCGGACGGAACAGCTCGGTTTCCTAGGTAATGTTGCAACCATGGAGGTAGGAAAAGGAACCCAGCTGATGTAAGGAAAGTGGGAGAGTTATCCTACATCAGTGCCCTGGGAAGTTTTGCTGCTtaacgtttgtgaaatgacctcTTATAGGCAAAAAGAATTGGCAGAGAAAAGGCTCAGACTTTGGTTGACAACAGTACCTGCTTTTCTAGCATCTCAATATCATACTTCTGGACCCAGTTCTCTATTTCCATCTCCACTTTGAATTTTTTCTAGAATAAATAAGAGAAGAAAATCATTTCCAAAATTTCAGGGTTAAGCTGGGGCGGCTGGCTATACTAGTCGATGACATTTCCATTGAAGGCAACCAACAGTCTCTGGAGAGCTTTAAGTGTACAGATATTCTGGGCCTGGTAACACTGTCAGCTGGTTCACACTTTGGCACCATGAGACTGCGTGAAATTGCAGGCTCCTGGGGATGAGCTCAGCTCACAATTacttggctccccacccccaaccttttgagggccacaGTTTACTACGGTGagtaaaccaaggtttggcttagcatgttgtctgaGCAGCAACTCATGGTTTTAAAGCTCCCTCCTCAGTTACAACTTGTGATTAGTGAGGAAAGAGCTATGATTCTGAGTTTGGACAACGCACTCAGTCAAACTCAGCACATTTATGTAGCCTTGCTAAGTCAAGTAAGTGGCTGGCTCCAGTTGCATAGTCATTTAGCTATAAAGACTGCAACCAGCTGAGCATATTAACCTGGGATAGGTGCTGTTTATCCCATTTATATGCACCAGAGATGCCCATCTTCTGTACACTTGTGGTTTCCATTCTAGAGCCAGCAGCAGGCCATGGCTGGGTCTTTTCTGGCATGAACTGACTCCTGCAAGACTTCTCTAGAGCCAGAAATGGTTTCGCAGTTGAAGTGTTCATGTAGGTGCACAAAACCCAATGTGTTCTGAAAATGCATGAAGGCCTCCCCAAGGaaagctcttaaaaaaaaaacttgttaaGCCTAGCCACCTTCAGAGTAAATCGACTTGTTCAATAGGTAGAGTTTAAATGCACAACAATCCTTTCCAGTCATAAAGAAATTGTTGTCCTTTAAGTTTGGCTGGGAGACAATTTAAAAATTGGAAAGTATTCTTAATTCAGATACTGAGTGCCGCCACCCCTGGAAGAATGTACAGTAGACCAGTTTGATAACATTGGTTGCAATGGAGGAAGGGGATTGGCCCAGGTGGCTGTTTGATTCCAGCTCTATCCCAGGCTTGCACTTCTAAGCCACCGTGGCCAAATCAGTCCACTAGATGTATGCTACAACCTGCCATGTGTTAgaatcagggatgtccaaccagtagattgcaatctaccagtagatcccagcTGCTCCTGGTAGATCGTGGGATCCTTATCGTGTACAAAAAGTTAATGGGGGAAAGCTAAATACTgcacaaacctcccccccccccaaagctcaactcctctgggcacttccctcttaaaaaaagctcagcaactctgggcaatccacccaccccacgcacacTCCTCCTTCCAATttcaatgggtagatcactgccagtttttttaaatatatatattgggagtagatcacagtttcttgggagtCGGACAAGCTTGTACTAGATGATGCCCTTTCTTCCAGCATCACTTGGAAACACCATCTCTATATTAACTACAGAGGAGCTCATTTTCTAGGGCCGGGTTCCCCAAAGTTGGGTCCCCGGCAGATTTCGGACTGtgttccccatcatccctgaccactggtcctgctagctagggatgatgggagttgtaaactAAAagtagctggagacccaggtttggaaaACCCTGGTCTAGTGCAGTTTTTGCCAACCTGGTCTCCTGGTTGGACCATGTTTGGACTGTGATTCCCAGCTGCAttagctggggctcatgggacttgcagtccaagatatctggagggcatTGGGCTGTTGTTCTAGTAAGAATGCTTagactggcagcacctctgctTACCTTCCGGAGATTAAGTTCAGACTCCCGGTCCTCCAAAATGAGGGCATTTAGTGCAGCTCTGAGCTGATTCAGCTCCTGCTGCAACTTGGCACACTTGCCCTGAGACCCACGTAGCTCCGTCTTCTGCGCCTTATCCGCTTCTGCTCGGGTGCGCAGGATTTGGTTTTCGGAGACCTTGGAGATGTTGTACAAGTGGGTTTTGAGGTCCTTGATTGTGGCGTTCTTCCTGGAGATCTGAATGGCACCAAGATGGGTCAGAAGGACTTTGCAATCCAATGCACAAACACCAATTCATTTCAAATGACAACACAAGTCAAgagaacaatttaaaataatgctGCTGAGGATCTGGGAAGTAGAGACCGGACATGGCTGAAGCCTGCTGGAAGTAACGTGGAGGGCCTTTTTGGTATCGGCACCCCAACTATGGAGAACCTCCCTAAAGAGGCTCCCTCAGTGCCTTCTCTATGTCTTTCTGGCAGCTCTTTATTCACTCAGGCTgtgttttaaatctgttttatttccttgactttaATTAGGatatattgtattattattgATGGGCAGCTGCATAAGTTTTAAGAAATCCTCAGTATCAACCAATGGCACCTCCAGCCTTTATTATACTGGAGCTGTCTACCGATCCTATAGCTTTTGCAAAAGGCACAGCTGAAAGCAGAAACTGGGAGATAACTCCTGTTCTAACAGTTAAGAGGTAGGTAGCctgtctgacgtagtcgaaacaaaaaataaaaaaaattccttccagtagcaccttagagaccaactaagtttgtcattggtatgagcttttgtgtgcatgcacacttctgtttcagtgtatctgaagaagtgtgcatgcacacgaaagctcataccaatgacaaacttagttggtctctaagacagctgctggaaggatttttttaaatattttttaaaaaattgtcctgtTCTAGCAGTGGGTGTTAGAACAgcgacacgggtggtgctgtgggttaaaccacagagcctagggcttgctgaccagaaggtcgtggttcaaatccctgcgacagggtgagctcctgttgcttggtcccagctcctgccaacctagcagttggaaagcacgtcaaagtgcaattagataaataggtagtgctacagcgggaaggaaaatggtgtttccgtgtgctgctctgattcgccagaagcggctttgtcatgctggccacat encodes:
- the RITA1 gene encoding RBPJ-interacting and tubulin-associated protein 1 — encoded protein: MKASAELGIQPCQFQRSGRRGYRVTAKASYVDESLFGSPAGRLNARAEFDPPWVCKNASSPRPLLWSPKTTQWEVDTSPSTAAPPTSTPRKGNKYRLKSHTPSYCDETLFGPKPGGREQATPWMMKGEVAKLRPLLLTPPSAVRDQPVLSPRPKDTPLTAFHRETPDTQGKEAFGTWRGGESSALGHPENRLDADTRDFLGRAPRQPVIQLYKTSEGSQAYLSKPRTSMEQDHQCSGASPRSLPRPRSNNLSGLSSARVIKATSSCKPRPPWK